One part of the Caldanaerobius fijiensis DSM 17918 genome encodes these proteins:
- a CDS encoding ABC transporter ATP-binding protein encodes MILNINGIEFSYSSVPVLNNVTFTLERGEVLSILGNNGAGKSTLLKCINKILEPHKGTIYIEKDEISKLSRVDVAKKIGYVAQRHESGRFTVFDAVLLGRKPHIKWDVTQKDIKIVNSVLKKFDLEKLSLRYLSELSGGELQKVVIARAMAQQPVLMLLDEPTNNLDLKNQIEVLKIIREAVKEQNIAAIVIIHDLNLALRFSDKFLFLKDNTIYAYGGMEVMTEEIIGSVYGIHVVVEKIHDIPVVIPL; translated from the coding sequence GTGATTTTAAATATAAACGGAATTGAGTTTAGTTATAGCAGTGTTCCTGTTCTTAACAATGTTACGTTTACCTTAGAAAGAGGAGAGGTACTTTCTATTTTGGGCAACAATGGAGCAGGAAAATCTACCCTTTTAAAGTGCATTAATAAAATTTTAGAACCTCACAAAGGCACCATTTACATTGAAAAAGATGAAATTTCTAAATTGAGCAGAGTAGATGTAGCTAAAAAAATAGGATATGTGGCTCAAAGGCATGAAAGTGGGCGTTTTACTGTGTTTGACGCAGTGCTTTTGGGAAGAAAACCCCATATAAAGTGGGATGTAACTCAAAAAGACATAAAGATTGTAAACAGTGTTCTTAAAAAATTTGATTTAGAAAAGTTGTCTCTTCGCTATTTAAGCGAGTTAAGCGGTGGAGAACTTCAAAAAGTTGTTATAGCAAGGGCGATGGCACAGCAGCCTGTGTTAATGCTATTAGATGAACCTACAAACAACTTGGATTTAAAAAATCAAATAGAAGTTTTGAAAATAATAAGGGAGGCGGTGAAAGAACAAAATATTGCTGCTATCGTAATTATACATGATTTAAACTTAGCTTTGAGATTTTCAGACAAGTTTCTGTTTTTGAAAGACAACACAATTTACGCGTATGGTGGAATGGAAGTGATGACAGAAGAAATTATAGGGTCAGTTTACGGTATTCATGTGGTTGTTGAAAAGATACACGAT
- a CDS encoding FecCD family ABC transporter permease: MRQSFIESIPEGYNKYIKRKTLIIFLTFLFTIALSIYATNAGSAGISTYDVIKTLLGKGEERFRIIIWNIRMPRVLSAVIAGIGLSVAGCVTQSILRNPLASPFTLGISQGAAFGAALAIIVFGAGSTTNPDSVIINNPYLVVLFAFLGSMGATIIVLILAKTFRVTPEAMVLAGVALGSLFSAVTMILQYFADDVKVASVVFWTFGDIGRASWRDLAIMSIVVFIALIYFMFNRWNYNALDSGEETAKGLGVDVERVRLIGMFMASLISSVIVAFVGIIGFIGLVGPHIMRRLIGGDHRFLIPASSVIGGLILLASDTVGRIIISPVVLPVGAITSFLGAPVFLYVLTRGYRR; this comes from the coding sequence TTGAGACAGTCATTTATAGAAAGCATTCCAGAGGGCTATAACAAATACATAAAAAGGAAAACATTAATCATATTTTTAACCTTTTTATTCACTATAGCATTGTCAATATACGCAACAAATGCAGGCTCAGCCGGTATAAGTACTTACGACGTTATAAAAACTTTGTTAGGTAAAGGAGAAGAACGATTTCGCATTATAATTTGGAATATTAGAATGCCAAGGGTTTTGTCAGCAGTTATAGCTGGAATAGGTTTGTCTGTTGCAGGTTGCGTAACGCAGAGCATTTTAAGAAATCCTTTAGCCTCTCCTTTTACTTTAGGTATTTCGCAGGGGGCAGCATTTGGAGCTGCTTTGGCTATTATTGTTTTTGGGGCAGGAAGCACAACGAATCCAGATTCTGTAATTATAAATAATCCGTATCTAGTGGTATTGTTTGCTTTTTTAGGTTCGATGGGGGCTACAATAATCGTTTTAATTCTGGCAAAAACCTTCCGTGTAACTCCTGAGGCGATGGTACTGGCGGGTGTAGCTCTTGGGTCTTTGTTTTCGGCCGTCACTATGATTTTACAGTATTTTGCTGACGATGTGAAAGTTGCCTCAGTAGTTTTTTGGACCTTTGGGGACATAGGGCGAGCCTCTTGGAGAGACTTAGCAATAATGTCTATTGTTGTTTTTATTGCGCTCATATATTTTATGTTTAACAGATGGAATTACAATGCTCTAGACAGTGGAGAAGAGACAGCTAAAGGGCTTGGGGTAGATGTTGAAAGAGTGAGATTAATTGGCATGTTTATGGCATCTTTGATTTCTTCAGTAATTGTTGCGTTTGTGGGGATAATAGGGTTTATAGGGTTAGTCGGCCCTCACATAATGAGAAGGCTTATAGGAGGAGACCACAGATTTTTGATTCCTGCTTCTTCTGTAATTGGGGGGCTCATTCTTTTAGCTTCAGACACAGTAGGCAGAATTATAATTTCTCCTGTTGTACTTCCTGTGGGAGCAATTACTTCATTTCTGGGTGCCCCGGTGTTTTTGTACGTTCTCACTAGGGGGTATAGAAGGTGA